The following coding sequences lie in one Oryctolagus cuniculus chromosome 7, mOryCun1.1, whole genome shotgun sequence genomic window:
- the GJB4 gene encoding gap junction beta-4 protein isoform X3, giving the protein MNWAFLQGLLSGVNKYSTALGRIWLSVVFIFRVLVYVVAAEEVWDDEQKDFICNTKQPGCPNVCYDEFFPVSHVRLWALQLILVTCPSLLVVMHVAYREERERKHRLKHGPNAPALYSNLSKKRGGLWWTYLLSLIFKASVDSGFLYIFHYLYQDYDMPRVVACSVAPCPHTVDCYISRPTEKKVFTYFMVATAVICILLNLSEVTYLVGKRCLEIFGTKRRRSRHRSRLPDTCPPYVLSQGEPPGKEDSVLMKAPVDTGRCPGPGEIWRRGDMI; this is encoded by the exons ATGAACTGGGCGTTTCTTCAGGGCCTCCTGAGCGGGGTCAACAAGTACTCCACGGCCCTGGGCCGCATCTGGCTGTCGGTGGTCTTCATCTTCCGCGTGCTGGTGTACGTGGTGGCGGCCGAGGAGGTGTGGGACGACGAGCAGAAGGACTTCATTTGCAACACCAAGCAGCCGGGCTGCCCCAACGTGTGCTACGATGAGTTCTTCCCCGTGTCCCACGTGCGCCTCTGGGCCCTGCAGCTCATCCTGGTCACGTGCCCCTCGCTGCTCGTGGTCATGCATGTGGCCTACCGGGAGGAACGCGAGCGGAAACACCGCCTGAAACACGGGCCCAACGCCCCGGCCCTGTACAGCAACCTGAGCAAGAAGCGGGGCGGGCTGTGGTGGACGTACCTGCTGAGTCTCATCTTCAAGGCTTCCGTGGACTCGGGCTTCCTCTACATCTTCCACTACCTCTACCAGGATTACGACATGCCCCGCGTGGTGGCCTGCTCCGTGGCACCTTGCCCCCACACTGTGGACTGTTACATCTCCCGGCCCACGGAGAAGAAGGTCTTCACCTACTTCATGGTGGCCACAGCGGTCATCTGCATCCTGCTTAACCTCAGCGAGGTCACCTACCTGGTGGGCAAGAGGTGCCTGGAGATCTTCGGCACCAAGCGCCGGCGGTCTCGGCACCGGAGCCGTCTCCCCGACACCTGCCCGCCGTATGTCCTGTCCCAAGGAGAACCCCCTGGCAAAGAGGACTCTGTCCTAATGAAGGCCCCAGTGGACACAG GAcgatgcccaggccctggagagatCTGGCGCAGAGGAGACATGATATGA
- the GJB4 gene encoding gap junction beta-4 protein isoform X4 → MNWAFLQGLLSGVNKYSTALGRIWLSVVFIFRVLVYVVAAEEVWDDEQKDFICNTKQPGCPNVCYDEFFPVSHVRLWALQLILVTCPSLLVVMHVAYREERERKHRLKHGPNAPALYSNLSKKRGGLWWTYLLSLIFKASVDSGFLYIFHYLYQDYDMPRVVACSVAPCPHTVDCYISRPTEKKVFTYFMVATAVICILLNLSEVTYLVGKRCLEIFGTKRRRSRHRSRLPDTCPPYVLSQGEPPGKEDSVLMKAPVDTVLCRASGERQI, encoded by the exons ATGAACTGGGCGTTTCTTCAGGGCCTCCTGAGCGGGGTCAACAAGTACTCCACGGCCCTGGGCCGCATCTGGCTGTCGGTGGTCTTCATCTTCCGCGTGCTGGTGTACGTGGTGGCGGCCGAGGAGGTGTGGGACGACGAGCAGAAGGACTTCATTTGCAACACCAAGCAGCCGGGCTGCCCCAACGTGTGCTACGATGAGTTCTTCCCCGTGTCCCACGTGCGCCTCTGGGCCCTGCAGCTCATCCTGGTCACGTGCCCCTCGCTGCTCGTGGTCATGCATGTGGCCTACCGGGAGGAACGCGAGCGGAAACACCGCCTGAAACACGGGCCCAACGCCCCGGCCCTGTACAGCAACCTGAGCAAGAAGCGGGGCGGGCTGTGGTGGACGTACCTGCTGAGTCTCATCTTCAAGGCTTCCGTGGACTCGGGCTTCCTCTACATCTTCCACTACCTCTACCAGGATTACGACATGCCCCGCGTGGTGGCCTGCTCCGTGGCACCTTGCCCCCACACTGTGGACTGTTACATCTCCCGGCCCACGGAGAAGAAGGTCTTCACCTACTTCATGGTGGCCACAGCGGTCATCTGCATCCTGCTTAACCTCAGCGAGGTCACCTACCTGGTGGGCAAGAGGTGCCTGGAGATCTTCGGCACCAAGCGCCGGCGGTCTCGGCACCGGAGCCGTCTCCCCGACACCTGCCCGCCGTATGTCCTGTCCCAAGGAGAACCCCCTGGCAAAGAGGACTCTGTCCTAATGAAGGCCCCAGTGGACACAG TACTTTGCAGAGCAAGTGGAGAGCGGCAGATTTGA
- the GJB4 gene encoding gap junction beta-4 protein isoform X1 has protein sequence MNWAFLQGLLSGVNKYSTALGRIWLSVVFIFRVLVYVVAAEEVWDDEQKDFICNTKQPGCPNVCYDEFFPVSHVRLWALQLILVTCPSLLVVMHVAYREERERKHRLKHGPNAPALYSNLSKKRGGLWWTYLLSLIFKASVDSGFLYIFHYLYQDYDMPRVVACSVAPCPHTVDCYISRPTEKKVFTYFMVATAVICILLNLSEVTYLVGKRCLEIFGTKRRRSRHRSRLPDTCPPYVLSQGEPPGKEDSVLMKAPVDTDFLLRTMPRPWRDLAQRRHDMIGSASGCSEEGPRQGSLESAAITRTGTNNGLNQGVYNGDGSKSWILEMVTRYNQRGLVI, from the exons ATGAACTGGGCGTTTCTTCAGGGCCTCCTGAGCGGGGTCAACAAGTACTCCACGGCCCTGGGCCGCATCTGGCTGTCGGTGGTCTTCATCTTCCGCGTGCTGGTGTACGTGGTGGCGGCCGAGGAGGTGTGGGACGACGAGCAGAAGGACTTCATTTGCAACACCAAGCAGCCGGGCTGCCCCAACGTGTGCTACGATGAGTTCTTCCCCGTGTCCCACGTGCGCCTCTGGGCCCTGCAGCTCATCCTGGTCACGTGCCCCTCGCTGCTCGTGGTCATGCATGTGGCCTACCGGGAGGAACGCGAGCGGAAACACCGCCTGAAACACGGGCCCAACGCCCCGGCCCTGTACAGCAACCTGAGCAAGAAGCGGGGCGGGCTGTGGTGGACGTACCTGCTGAGTCTCATCTTCAAGGCTTCCGTGGACTCGGGCTTCCTCTACATCTTCCACTACCTCTACCAGGATTACGACATGCCCCGCGTGGTGGCCTGCTCCGTGGCACCTTGCCCCCACACTGTGGACTGTTACATCTCCCGGCCCACGGAGAAGAAGGTCTTCACCTACTTCATGGTGGCCACAGCGGTCATCTGCATCCTGCTTAACCTCAGCGAGGTCACCTACCTGGTGGGCAAGAGGTGCCTGGAGATCTTCGGCACCAAGCGCCGGCGGTCTCGGCACCGGAGCCGTCTCCCCGACACCTGCCCGCCGTATGTCCTGTCCCAAGGAGAACCCCCTGGCAAAGAGGACTCTGTCCTAATGAAGGCCCCAGTGGACACAG ACTTTCTCCTTAGGAcgatgcccaggccctggagagatCTGGCGCAGAGGAGACATGATATGATTGGCAGTGCGTCTGGCTGCAGTGAGGAGGGGCCAAGGCAGGGCTCTCTGGAATCTGCGGCAATAACCCGAACGGGAACCAACAATGGCCTGAACCAGGGTGTGTACAATGGGGACGGAAGCAAGAGCTGGATTTTAGAAATGGTTACGAGATACAATCAGAGGGGTTTGGTAATTTGA
- the GJB3 gene encoding gap junction beta-3 protein — MDWKTLQALLSGVNKYSTAFGRIWLSVVFVFRVLVYVVAAERVWGDEQKDFDCNTKQPGCTNVCYDNFFPISNIRLWALQLIFVTCPSLLVILHVAYREERERRHRQKHGDQCAKLYSDTGKKHGGLWWTYLLSLVFKLIIEFLFLYVLHTLWHGFGMPRLVQCANVAPCPNVVDCYIARPTEKKVFTYFMVGASAVCIVLTICEICYLIFHRLLKVLQRNRPSKGRSPPASTSRASICHCHHKLLEAGDLEPEAKDAKLRASAPKLSAI; from the coding sequence ATGGACTGGAAGACCCTGCAGGCCCTGCTGAGCGGCGTGAACAAGTACTCCACAGCTTTCGGGCGCATCTGGCTGTCGGTGGTGTTCGTCTTCCGGGTGCTGGTGTACGTGGTGGCCGCGGAGCGCGTGTGGGGGGACGAGCAGAAGGACTTTGACTGCAACACCAAGCAGCCGGGCTGCACCAACGTCTGCTACGACaacttcttccccatctccaacATCCGCCTCTGGGCCCTGCAGCTCATCTTCGTCACGTGCCCCTCGCTGCTCGTCATCCTGCACGTGGCCTACCGCGAGGAGCGCGAGCGGCGCCACCGTCAAAAGCATGGCGACCAGTGCGCCAAGCTGTACAGCGACACTGGCAAGAAGCACGGAGGCCTGTGGTGGACCTACCTGCTCAGCCTCGTCTTCAAGCTTATCATCGAGTTCCTCTTCCTGTACGTGCTGCACACGCTGTGGCACGGCTTTGGCATGCCACGCCTGGTGCAGTGCGCTAATGTGGCCCCCTGCCCCAACGTGGTGGACTGCTACATCGCCCGGCCCACCGAGAAGAAGGTCTTCACCTACTTCATGGTGGGCGCCTCGGCCGTCTGCATCGTGCTCACCATCTGCGAGATCTGCTACCTCATTTTCCATCGGCTCCTGAAAGTCCTGCAGAGGAACCGGCCCTCCAAGGGGCGCAGCCCCCCGGCCTCCACCAGCCGGGCCTCCATCTGCCACTGCCACCATAAGCTCTTGGAGGCCGGGGACCTGGAGCCTGAAGCCAAAGATGCTAAGCTGCGGGCTTCGGCCCCCAAGCTGAGTGCCATCTAA
- the GJB4 gene encoding gap junction beta-4 protein isoform X2, producing MNWAFLQGLLSGVNKYSTALGRIWLSVVFIFRVLVYVVAAEEVWDDEQKDFICNTKQPGCPNVCYDEFFPVSHVRLWALQLILVTCPSLLVVMHVAYREERERKHRLKHGPNAPALYSNLSKKRGGLWWTYLLSLIFKASVDSGFLYIFHYLYQDYDMPRVVACSVAPCPHTVDCYISRPTEKKVFTYFMVATAVICILLNLSEVTYLVGKRCLEIFGTKRRRSRHRSRLPDTCPPYVLSQGEPPGKEDSVLMKAPVDTDFLLRTMPRPWRDLAQRRHDMIGSASGCSEEGPRQGSLESAAITRTGTNNGLNQGLRATQGAGPGFYSNLTPLST from the exons ATGAACTGGGCGTTTCTTCAGGGCCTCCTGAGCGGGGTCAACAAGTACTCCACGGCCCTGGGCCGCATCTGGCTGTCGGTGGTCTTCATCTTCCGCGTGCTGGTGTACGTGGTGGCGGCCGAGGAGGTGTGGGACGACGAGCAGAAGGACTTCATTTGCAACACCAAGCAGCCGGGCTGCCCCAACGTGTGCTACGATGAGTTCTTCCCCGTGTCCCACGTGCGCCTCTGGGCCCTGCAGCTCATCCTGGTCACGTGCCCCTCGCTGCTCGTGGTCATGCATGTGGCCTACCGGGAGGAACGCGAGCGGAAACACCGCCTGAAACACGGGCCCAACGCCCCGGCCCTGTACAGCAACCTGAGCAAGAAGCGGGGCGGGCTGTGGTGGACGTACCTGCTGAGTCTCATCTTCAAGGCTTCCGTGGACTCGGGCTTCCTCTACATCTTCCACTACCTCTACCAGGATTACGACATGCCCCGCGTGGTGGCCTGCTCCGTGGCACCTTGCCCCCACACTGTGGACTGTTACATCTCCCGGCCCACGGAGAAGAAGGTCTTCACCTACTTCATGGTGGCCACAGCGGTCATCTGCATCCTGCTTAACCTCAGCGAGGTCACCTACCTGGTGGGCAAGAGGTGCCTGGAGATCTTCGGCACCAAGCGCCGGCGGTCTCGGCACCGGAGCCGTCTCCCCGACACCTGCCCGCCGTATGTCCTGTCCCAAGGAGAACCCCCTGGCAAAGAGGACTCTGTCCTAATGAAGGCCCCAGTGGACACAG ACTTTCTCCTTAGGAcgatgcccaggccctggagagatCTGGCGCAGAGGAGACATGATATGATTGGCAGTGCGTCTGGCTGCAGTGAGGAGGGGCCAAGGCAGGGCTCTCTGGAATCTGCGGCAATAACCCGAACGGGAACCAACAATGGCCTGAACCAGG GCCTCCGCGCCACCCAGGGGGCAGGACCCGGATTCTACTCAAACTTGACTCCACTGAGCACCTGA
- the GJB5 gene encoding gap junction beta-5 protein, producing MNWGVFEGLLSGVNKYSTAFGRIWLSLVFIFRVLVYLVTAERVWSDDHKDFDCNTRQPGCSNVCFDEFFPVSHVRLWALQLILVTCPSLLVVMHVAYREAREKKHQEVAGKNGGRLYANPGKKRGGLWWTYVCSLVFKAGVDAAFLYVFHSFYPKYTLPPVVKCHADPCPNTVDCYISKPSEKNIFTIFMLATAVVCILLNLVELSYLVSKRCLECLAARRVPDPCLRHLSHSPCKQDDLLSGDLIFLGCDTPPALLPDCPRDNVKKTIL from the coding sequence ATGAACTGGGGAGTCTTTGAGGGGCTCCTGAGCGGGGTCAACAAGTACTCCACGGCCTTTGGGCGCATCTGGCTGTCGCTGGTCTTCATCTTCCGCGTGCTGGTGTACCTGGTGACGGCGGAGCGTGTGTGGAGCGATGACCACAAGGACTTCGACTGCAACACCCGCCAGCCGGGCTGCTCCAACGTCTGCTTCGATGAGTTCTTCCCCGTGTCCCACGTGCGCCTCTGGGCCCTGCAGCTCATCCTGGTCACGTGCCCCTCGCTGCTCGTGGTCATGCACGTGGCCTACCGGGAGGCTCGGGAGAAGAAGCACCAGGAGGTTGCCGGGAAGAACGGCGGGCGCCTCTATGCGAACCCCGGGAAGAAGCGGGGCGGGCTGTGGTGGACGTACGTCTGCAGCCTGGTGTTCAAGGCCGGCGTGGACGCTGCCTTCCTCTACGTGTTCCATTCGTTCTACCCCAAGTACACCCTGCCCCCCGTGGTCAAGTGCCACGCTGATCCGTGTCCCAACACCGTGGACTGCTACATCTCCAAGCCCTCAGAGAAGAACATCTTCACCATCTTCATGCTCGCCACGGCCGTTGTCTGCATCTTGCTGAACCTGGTGGAGCTGAGCTACCTGGTGAGCAAGAGGTGTCTCGAGTGCCTGGCGGCGAGGAGGGTCCCGGACCCCTGCCTGAGGCATCTCTCGCACTCTCCCTGCAAGCAGGATGACCTCCTCTCGGGGGACCTCATCTTCCTGGGCTGCGACACTCCCCCCGCTCTCCTACCAGACTGTCCTCGAGACAACGTGAAGAAAACCATCCTGTaa